A region of the Thermogladius calderae 1633 genome:
ACTTCTACCACGCCTTCGCGGAAACGCTCCGGTCGCGTGTTGGTACAAGCCTCGACTTTGACACCTTCTACAGGCACTTCGAGTCGGACAACTTGAACGACCTGATACCGGGGCGAGTTGACAAAAACGATTTCTGGAGGCTTTTCAGGGCTGTATACTCGAGCCGGTTCACTTTCCCCTACGGTTACACGAGCCAGTTTCTCAGGATGGTGAAAAGCGCGGGCGCTAGAGTGGTGATTGTTACAGGGCGCTATACGCACTCATTGAGCATCTGGGAGGATCTGCGGAGGTTCGGGCTCGACGAGTACGTCGACGAGGTGTACACAGCCTACGACATAGACCTCATGAGGGGCTCCGAGGAGTACGTGTTCGACAAGACCTGGCTATTGAAGTGGATCACATGCAAGCACGGGGTCCGGCCCTGCGAGGTGGTATACGTCGGCGATTACACCTCTGACCTTGAGAGCGCGCTTAAAGCCGGCGTCAGGTTTGTAGGCGTGGCCAGAGAAGATGGTAGGAGGAAGATCCTCGAAGAAAACGGGGCTAAGGCTTTCCGCGACCTACTAGAGGTCTCGATCTTCCTCTTCTCAGACACTATACTGGGACTGCCCTGTAACGCCCGTCAGGCCCCGTGATCACGAGCCCGTTCTCCACTAAGTTCGAGAGAGCCCTCCTGATCTTGTCCTCGCTCGCTATCCCGCTTAAGACGAGGTGCACTTCTTTCAGATTCAACGGTTTCTCAAGTAGGAGGGCAAAGATTATGTCGGTCAACTGCTCCTCGTTAGGGGCCGTCATCAACACAACGTCGTCATCCTCATGGAGGATCTTGAGCCGGACTTTCCGACTGAGTCTCTCTAGTTCGTCAGGGGTCAGCTCGATGTTTGCCATAAGAACCTCCTCGGGAAACTATTTATAAATTAATTAGAGGTGGTCTTGGGATAAGCTTTTTGGTGGTTTTTTGAGAACAGCTTTCGTTCTGTACCTGGACAGGTATACTAGGTACAGCGTCTACAGCGTAGCCGCTCTCCTAGACAGGTTGAGAGGTGTCTCCACCCTCCTGGTAGAGGGCCGCGAGTCGGTATTTAGGGTTATAGACTATGCTTCGTCCAACTACACGAAGTGTGTTGTAGGGCTCAGCTTGTTGACTACGAGGCTCGCGGACGATACCTTCAGGTCTATCGCAGCGTCAATCATAGAGCTGGCCAAGAAGCGGAACTGTGTTACCGTGGCAGGCGGCCCCCACGCGTCGGGCGATCCCCTGGGCGTCTTGTTTAACATGGGGTTCGATATCGCCATAGTGGGTGAGGGAGAGCCCGCAATAGAAGACTTCGTAGACTACCTCGCAGGTGGTAGAGAGCTGGCCAAAGTGAGGAACGCGGTTTACAGAGACGCGGACGGGAGAATCCTTGCCGGCCCC
Encoded here:
- a CDS encoding HAD family hydrolase, with amino-acid sequence MTRFRILVSDYDLTLVDSLMDFYHAFAETLRSRVGTSLDFDTFYRHFESDNLNDLIPGRVDKNDFWRLFRAVYSSRFTFPYGYTSQFLRMVKSAGARVVIVTGRYTHSLSIWEDLRRFGLDEYVDEVYTAYDIDLMRGSEEYVFDKTWLLKWITCKHGVRPCEVVYVGDYTSDLESALKAGVRFVGVAREDGRRKILEENGAKAFRDLLEVSIFLFSDTILGLPCNARQAP